Within Buteo buteo unplaced genomic scaffold, bButBut1.hap1.1 HAP1_SCAFFOLD_50, whole genome shotgun sequence, the genomic segment cctggggagagctggcagggcagagcgggGAGGTCTCTGGGCTCTGCGGGGCAAATGCCCGTCCAGCCTGGTGCTGAAGCCCAGCCCTGACGCCAGGAGCGAAAGCTTCTGCCGTGGCCTTGCCACCTCTCTGCGAGCCACAAAGGCGCAAACTCTTTGGGTTTTGAACAGGAGGGTCATAACCACACTCTCCCCTGGCAGGTGCGGAGGGCAGTTCTGGAgttcagcagggagctgctcagctccggatcccagagctgctggccatggGATGTGGTGGGGCACATCTTCAGCGAGTTCAGCCGGACCTCGGGCACACTGGtaagggcagagcaggacacCCAGGGCTGGTTGTTTTGACCAGTGCCTGGACCGTGCTGAGGGCTCCTGCCGGCGGCCTTGGCCTTGGAGAgctccatgctgcagagccatcGGCGCTGGCACTGCCGTCAGAGCCGCTTCCGAATGGCCGTTCCTCGTGGGTGTCTGTGCCGATGTTGGTGGAGATGTCAGTGGATGATGTGGGTTTACACCTCGGCATGCCACCCAGCACTGTGGTGCCGAGCTGTGCCCACGGGCGCCTTCGGCAAAGCCGCCTTGCAAAGGGAGCGTCTTGTAGGGGCAGGACATCTTCCGTCCTTAAATGCTGATGGACGGtgagcaaaacacagccagTGCGGACAGGTGGGCCTGGCTAGAGGAGCTTTCTGTGGTGTTCTCGTGCTCTGGCCCTCCAAAGCACACCCTGCCCACCCAGTAACAGTCTGGGGGCCCACATCCCTTCTGGCAAGGGGACGGGCCGTTTGGCAGTCCCTGTGGTGAGCGTTTCCCAGCATTCAGCTGGGTGCCCAGGAGGTGAAAGCTGGGGATGGCCGAGCCTCCCGCTGACTCGCCGAGGACATTCCCTCTGGCCGCACCTTCCCTCTAGCTGGGAGATCCATGTGCGTCACTCTGAGGCTCGGGGAGGCTCTGCTTTGGGAGCAGGGCAAAGGAAAGGGCTTCTGGGTGCTCCTCCACATCTGTCgggctgggtgtgctgcctccagggctggcactgagcacagccttgCTGAAGGGCACGTTCCTCACCTCTGCTTTGGTGGCACGACAGCAGCATTTGGGCCCCAGGGGACCGAGTCGGCAAGCAGCGGCACTGTCTGCTcccaggcttcccagtccttcccAGGGTCTGGGACCCGGTCCTCGAGCTGGGTCCGTCTGGCCATCGGGAGGGGGGCAGGCACAGGAGCAAGAAGAGCACTGGTGAGGGGTGCCTGAGCCTCATCAGTTGGGAGCTGAAGGTAATTGGGGGTTTGCCAACTCTGTCTTACAGGTGGCAGGAGGCCTTTTTGCCTGGGAAAACCCAGAGGATGGAGCAATTCGAGCCCTGTGCCTGGACATCGTGGGCTCACTGGACGTCACTCTGAGAGGGATGACCAAAGTAAGTtgccctctgtcctgctgctgtggccgCTTCTTGCCTTCAGGACATTTTTCCGTGTGCTCCCCCATGCCCTGAACCTGTCCCCTCCTGCGCTGAAGCGCACCAGGCTCAGTGAAATGCAGACCGTCCTTTTCGTCTTCGCGCTGAGCGGAAATGCCAGTGTGGCGAATTGCCCggttcttctctgcagctcctgtggccGAGGCTGCTGCAGTACGTGGTGCCAGCCCAGTACAGCGGCATGCTGATCCCGCTCTCCCGCTGCCTCCGAGCCCTGGTTGAGAGACGGGAGAGAGCGGGgtgcgaggaggaggagccggATGCCATGGACTCCCAGGAGCAAGGTAGGAGCCCCAgcgagtgctgctgctgggtttggccAGGGGTCAGGCCAGCCCGCGTCTCCCTGCGCCCCACCAGCCCTGAGCAGGagcccaggaaaagcaaagggcagagacaggctctgctgctgggcacgaggggctctgccctgcgtgGCCCCTTGCCCGGCGCAGAGGCCTGGCTCTCCTGCTCGCAGCGCTCTCCTGGTGAGCCGGGGCTCGCTCCTGGCCGTGCTGGAGCTGCCTTCATCtcctgctgggcagccctggggagccccccAGCCAGCGCTATTGCAGCGCAGCTGCTCTCAGCCCTCAGCCCTGTGTGGGGCTATCGGAGGCGTGAGGCTCGTCGGCTCACCCAGCCTTtctgcctccccacagcccgGCTGCCGGCTCCCCAGGCCCTGCTGGCTCGACTGCTGGTGAGTAGCGGGGCCCTGGGGAAAGAGCTTTTCTGGCCAGGGGTGGTGGGAGATCCCGGGGTAGAGATGCTGTTGAGGCCAGCGCCGGGAGCCcccaaggaggaggcagcatgcCCGAGCCCATCAGGGATCCCACTCCGttctcagggctggcagcaccctgggtGAAGCCGtcggctgcctgctgccagccaagcgGCACCGAGCTCCCTCCCGAGCtccctcctgggagaagctgtggctctGGCGGCAGGAGCgacccttctctcctgccctcctctagGTGGTGGCGGCAGCTCCTTACCCGAGCCGCGAACGCGCAGTCGCTgccttgcagctgctgcaggccctCCACGGCAGGATCCACAGAGGCTTGGGGGCGGCGTGGGCGACCGAgatccccctcctgctgcagtacCTGGAAGGTAAAGTgcgggtggggagggagaggctggaggggagggaggggggcaggaaaaCGCAGCTGCCTGGCGCGACGGAGGGCAATTGTCCCCAGTTCCCCAGCActtgctctgctgcctttccccttccaggGAGCcggtgctgaggctgggggcagctgtccCCTGGCATCAGTTCGGcccaggggatggagggggccgTTGATGTCCCCTCGGAGGGCAGGTGTTGGCATCACCCAAGGATGGTGTCTGGGAGAGGGACGTGACTGGTGCTCCTGGAGGGGGTGCAGCCCTCGGCTTTGGAGGACCAAGTCCCCAGGCCAGGCGAGgtttgcagcagctgtcctCGGCAGTAGcctgggagaagggctggaaaTGGGCAAAAGGCAATGGGTGGCTCGGGAGAAAATGTGTGTTGGGACTGGGTGGTTGGAGTTGTTGTGGGAGCTGCAGTCGCTCAGTGGGAATCTGCTGCGGCCAGTGCGTCCTTCCCCAGATTGAGTCAATGCCTCTGACGACCGCCCCTGGGATCCCTCCTGTGTCTTTGGCCTCGCAAGGGCTTTCGCGTAGGCCCTCTCTAGCCTGATGGCCTGGGACTTTTGGGAGGTCGGACTGCAGAGGAGAGCGCCAGACTCGTCTTTGGTGTGAGCTTAAATAGCTGCGAgagcttttgcttcctcttgcttcctAGGCAGAACTGAGAGCTCCCTGGCCTCTGCAGAGTGGGAGCGCCGTGTGCTTAAGGTATAGCATCCTTGCGGGGGGTGTCACAAATCgaggggggagaagaggcagcaaagtTGTGGGAGGAAGCTCGGGGCTGCTTGTGTAGGCACCAGGAGGTGGGGGCACCTCCTGAGCACCCTGCGCCTCCCCCGGCAGTAGGTGCCTGCCCACtcaagaggagctgctgcctgcacacgtGCCACGGCTGATGGCTAATGCCCTCTAACGCTGTGGCACGCGCCTTagcgctgcctcctcctctaaGTCCGGCCTGCCGGGGGGTCTCACATGAGGCGttaggagaagagggaagctgGTGAAAAGAGGCTTGGGTGGGGTGAGGGAGGAGACTGCCGTTCCCGGCAGCTCTCCCCCGCAGCATCCCGGGACACGTGAGCGTGGAAAGGGCCCTGGCCAAGGTCTGGGGAACACTCGCTTCCTTTCCCGTTCACACCAGTTTCTGCGAGCGTCGCTGGAGCCCGTGGAGGACAAGGCCTGGACCGTAGGcctgagccaggagctgagccagcggctgggcagctctgctgccggcTCCTGGGAGGAGGTGTGTGTCCTGCCCggcactggggctggagctggcgcTGGTGCTCTGCCCACGCAGGcagatttcactgctttcctttccctcgtCCCCAAAAGGCGtttcccctgggctgccccagcgGCTGGCCACAGCCTGGCATCGTGgccggctctgcctgctcccggAGGTGGTGGGGTCCATCTGGGGCCAGCCCTCTCCTGACGGGTCGGGCCATGACTGCATCTCGGGCTCggcttcttctctttcagcttttcctgtacAAGGCTCTTGGGACGGTGCTGGCAGCTTGTCAGGACCTCAGACACGTCCAAGGGCAGGTGCTGAGGTTCCTCCAGGAGACAAACCCTGTGGAGCTGTCTGAGGCCAAGGTGAGGTGATGCTCCTGTCCTGAGCAGCCCCTGGATTttcctgggggagagggagggctgctcctggcccagctccagacctccttcctttccccgtTGCTGCTGTTTCCGGCTTGCTGCAACGTCATGCCCGGCCACGGTCGCTGGCCACGGCTGAATGCCTGGACTGGAACCGACTCCCCGTTTCTCCGTGGTTGCAGGGAATGATTTCTGTTGTGTCCCACGCTGCCGAGAGCCACTTCCACCTGGTCTTGGGCACGGTGACTATGTTCTCTGCCGCTTTCACCAGAGACTGGTCCCGCCAGGCTTCCACGGGCTGGGAGGTAAAGGAACGAGGGGCTTGCTggttggctttccttttttggccttctttccacttctacgcctgcagcagccaccctgTGGCAGCTGCCTTGAGATTAACCTTCTTGGAAGAGCTACCCGAGACCTGTGTTTCAGAGGGGACATCCTGGCCTTGGGGCCCCTGAGGGGTCTCTGGAGAGGATGGGGTTTGGCACCTGGTGGATCAGAGccacccagctggggcagctgcagcagttgcttgcttgcttgcttgctcgCAGCCACATTGCCCTGACTtaacttcagcaggagctggtgacAAGGGGGTGGGCACAGTGTGAcactctgccccttcctcaaagctgagggctgggagcaggagcctggtgAGGTCTCGttggctctgctccccacctgggggctgtggggaagcctttctgggcagggcagggccctgcagagagagcagtGCAGCCTGGCCTGGGGAGGTGAGCAGACCGGGCTCATCTGCGCCACTGACCCGCACAGGCTGCACGGCTCTGAGCAGGACCGTGACAGGCTATGTCGGGTACCTGTCCGCAGAAAGGTTCCAGACAGCTCCCCGGCCTCTCGAGTCAGTGGTATAACAGCCAGCAGCGTGTGTGATGCTGgctgcacctcctccctctccgaGAGAGAGAACTCAAGCTGCGGGGTGGGAACaactcccagccccagcactcgCAGctcggggagctgctgggaggtgctgggggaaaCAAAGAGCTGGCGAGGGTGCGGGGCAGGGCCTGCCGCAGGAGCCCGCCGCAGGAGTCCCGGGGCTGATGTCTCAGGGCATCTCTGTCGACACAGGTACAGCGGCGGCAGAAGATGGAGCGAACCCGGACCATTCGTGCTGCTCTCATGCGCACCTACAGCGGCATTGCGCTGCATGCCCCCAAGGAGCAGCTGCTCACCTGTGTGGATAAAGAAATCATGGGCAACATCCTGAGGCTCTCCAGAGATAAAGAGAGGGTAGGAGCACAGGGCGCGTAGGGTGGGGATGCCCGGGTGCCCCAGCTCCGGCCCCTCGGGGCTGGGGTGTACCGAGATGGGCGGTCTCTTCCTAAAGACCTCCCAAGGAGGGGTTTGTCCTCAGTGTCCAGATGCAAGCCCTCTGTGGCTTCTCCCTGCCCgtgctcctcttccacctctcaGCCCTTCAAAGAGTTCAAGGGGTGCTTTGCTCTCTTTGGCCTCAGGACTTGCAGCTCAAGCTCGCCCTGGTGCAGAGCATCACCGAGGTCAGTTGTGCCATCCAGGCTGTGGGCGACTGCGGCAGCTTTGAGCTCTCCTTAAAGCAGGAGGCGATGCGGACCCTGCTGGTGAGTGTCCGTAGCTGGAGCCGTCACACGGGGGAGTTTTGGGCTGTGCCGTCAGCCTGGTTTCCCCAGAGGCATGATGGCCTCTCGGCTTCACGCGAGCTCCTGGAGCTGTGTCCGCAGCTGGTGGGGCCCTCGGGTGCTGGTACTGGGTGgctgtggctgaggagcagggtCCCTCCTGCAGTGCCTTTGTGCCTTTGGGGTTCCgtgggggagatggggcagcGTCTGCCCAAgcctggcagcagagcctgtccccggggcggcgggagggctgtCCCGTGTCCCTGCCCGCTGCCAACTCTGCACTTGTCTCTGGGACTTGCAGGACTGGATAAAGAGGGAGCCCTGGGACTCCCTGGTGTATGGAGTGTTTCAGGCCCTGGAGGAGTTGAGGTGAGGTCTGttccccaggctctgggcactCCCAGtgtgccccagcccagcttgagcatggggccaggagctgctggggctgtggagtGGGAGGGTGTTCCCCATTCCAGGTGTCTCCCAGAAGAAGGGAGCCCCAGGGGTTCCTTaacctggggggggtgggggggttgcctgctgcctgggaggaggtaggaattgctggagctgaaggcagCGCTCGctggcatgggctgggggggttggatTCGGGGCCCTCGATTAGGAGGGACTCAGTTGTGGTTTAAACCACCCTGGAGAGGGCTAGTAAatcccctttctgttttgtctcccttcttcctctggccAGCAAGCTGAGGCCGCCtctgagcaggaaggaaaatggcaaCCTGCTGGCAGTGTGCTGCCAGAGTGTTTTGTCCCATCCTTCCGAGGAGCagatgaaaaagggaaggaagagtgtGAGGGCAGCTGTGAACATGGAGGTACCCACCGGCCAGTGCCTGCCCACCTCTGGGTCAGGATCCCACCTCAGCACGCCCTGGCAGCCCCCATGATGCATAGCCTCagctctcctttgctgcttttagcttCTGCACAGGAGAGGCATGGAAGATCTGGGCCACCTCATAGAAACCCTTCTGGAGGCTGAGGCgacctctgcctgcttttgcaAAGTGTTCCACGTGAGTAGCCACGGGGCAACAGGGAAAGCGTTGCCAGGGCAGAGAATCGAGACCTTAGTGGGTGATAGGAGGTGGATACCTTTCCTCCAGACAAATGGGGCTTTGGCTCCTTGCTCTGGGGCTGTGCAtctggccggggctgggggtcagGAGTGCCTGGCCACTGCAGCCTCAGGACAGGCAGCGAAGTGGGCCCTGGTGGAGGGAAAGCCAAgagccagccctgagctgggcgagagcagccctggggggaaGGCCGGAGCAGGGAGACGCCAGCAGGGAAGCAAGACCTGACACAGGGCAGAGGCGGCTGCATAGCGCGAGGCGGTGAAGGCTGCAGGGCCGGTGCTTGGTGGGGCGGGGGATGCGCCAGGAAGGGgccagagaagaagggagagggagagggatctCGGGGAGAGAAAGATTCCTGTTGCGAGAGAGatgccccctgccccaggtccTGAAGGGCTGGCTCACCTCAGCCAAAGAATGGGAGCGGGAGAGAGCCCTGCGGGTTTGCACCCACGTGCTGGGCGCTTGCAAGGAGCGATGTGAGCTCACGGTGAGTAGGGACCCTCCGCGTGCCCTGGTGCCCCATTCCCACCATTCGTGGCCCTGGAAAGGAGCCCTgcccagctgggtgctggcttTTGGGGCCCCTGGGATTATGGggcagcccttctgcctggtcgctgcccagggagcaggctgggcagtAGAGGCGAGCGGGCGCTGGGACTGCCTGCAacctttttcctgctgctgtcccctgcagagAGGATGTCCCTACAAGCAGTTCGGCTCCCTGGTGGGACTGCTGGGGTCTCTGACCAGCGACTGCCTGGACACGTGCCACCAGAGGGCATGGGTCTGCCTTGGCTACCTTCTCCAAATGCAAGGTGAGGAGAGCAGGCGCTTCCCAGCCTTGCTCAGCCcgatcctccctccctcccttcctggcCTGGCGCCACCGGGGTCccgtggagggaagggggaggcaacGTGCTGGGCTGGTTTTGTGCCCCCACCCTGTTAGccctctgcccccctgcccATCTCAGGAAGGATCCCTGAGAGAGTGTTGCCGAGTCCCACCTCCCCGGGGCGTGCGTGAGGTTGGGTGGTCAGGGCCATCCCTCACTGCTGTCTGAGAGCAGGACGTCGTCACCAATGCTGGGGACTGTCCCCCTCCACGTCTGTCCCTCTCCACGGTCCAGGCAGGAGAGACAGAGGGTGGTCAGACAACTCGCTCGGATGAGGTCCCCGACGTTTCAGAGGGTGCCTTCCCCCTCGCTCCctgccttcagcctggagagacaGGCAGCTACCCAGGCAGTCTCCAAAGTCATccctggcagggaagaaatctcCTGGGGAGCACAAGAGAGGAAGCCAATTTGCTGCCCAGAGCaaactgggcagggaggagggatctGAGCTGCAGGCCCAGAGCGTGCTGCAAAGGGTTGTGTTTGCACCCTTTCCTCTTCAGGCAGCAGggtctgcctgtgctgaggaagTCACAGGGAGGTTTCCTGCCTCCCAGAGACGATGGCGGCCTGTGTGGGAATAGGGGACGCAGCTGctaggagcagaggctgctgaaacCCTGAAGCCCCAGCAAAAGGTTTAAGGAGGAAGAGGGCTCTTTCCAGCCCGGGGTTTGTCAGCCATTTATCAGGCTCAGGAAATCCCGCTGCCCCAAGTTCAGGAGGGCCCTGGCTTTCCCTGTGGCCTTCCCTGCCACCACGGGGGTTCTCCTTTATTGGTATCTGGGGCCAGAGGTTGGCTTTCTGTAGACGTgactcctcttctctcctgctgtttgttCCAGCCAAGAGCATGAAGGTGCCGCAGGCAGATGAGATCCGGTGCCTTTGTGAGGAGCTGAACAGCCCGGACACCGAGACTTTTGCGGAGACCTGTACCCAAATAACAAAGGTAACTGGCCCCGAAACAGTGGGGTGGGGGCCCAGCTCCTGGGCTCCTGCacgtctccctgctcccctccagagTCTCTGTCTCCAGAGCGGGCTGTCCAGGACAGCTGTTGTTAGCAAGTAGCAGGAGGCTCTGAGGCAAGACCGTCCTTTAAGGCACGCTGGAGCAGACACCGTGATGTGTGCGTTTGCACACACGTGTGCGTGCGTGAGTGCTCTTGTCAGAATACCAATTTGGTATATAAGCAAACAACAAGGGGGTAGACACTTCCAAATCGGTTAGCTGCACCAGATGTAAACAGcactgtaggcacagcaggagggCCAAGAGACTGGCCCCTCCGTGACTGCTGAACTAACAGTCCCGTCAAGTTGCCTTTCCTTTCCGAAtcgctggggcagagctgtgatGCGGGCTCTCCTGTTCCTGACTTCTCTCCAGGCTGTTTGCAGGtgcatccctgcagcacaggctgtggaCTTTCTGACTGCCATCCTGGACAGCTTGCTGCATGTCATGCCCCCACGTGCAAGAGCAGTGAGAAAGTGGGTGTTCATCTTCCTGGTGGAATGCAGAGAGGAGATAGTCCAGGAGGTAAAGgagagctttt encodes:
- the LOC142027659 gene encoding maestro heat-like repeat-containing protein family member 2B, with amino-acid sequence MAFAWRSSVSIRGILLPMRRMRALRALCSCVRSQSRPARSEDRGGVTGTVPAAVTTFVAVGTSLLKRLQDHEGDRVETYRELESVLWGDDGCLTSGVVNRLIAEALSDMRAAQGVTGDVKMAASDVLVALARSHFHFVMSELQSHLKAMRKVPDEIVLLTLGKMARSYALRCIPFVGMTLLALRTVLTQVGSGEVLHAICSVLEQWSKGVSTYLCSWEQCPFPRKGVAQFCEAIYPVFRYVVANWLDCKEEEDKQAVLGAVAAMLGVLLHEEQHREQTWEQLLWLLQQYQEVRDNSRLTESLSYVLEILEGVQTPMPQGTALAISTAVRRQLPDVTEEAGPAQKAVLSRCIMLQARMRPEETGMFLHSQLSGGSEAGRVAALGLLGALARADAPAVREKLPQLVEAMRALCSDPSAQVRRAVLEFSRELLSSGSQSCWPWDVVGHIFSEFSRTSGTLVAGGLFAWENPEDGAIRALCLDIVGSLDVTLRGMTKLLWPRLLQYVVPAQYSGMLIPLSRCLRALVERRERAGCEEEEPDAMDSQEQGRSPSECCCWVWPGVRPARVSLRPTSPEQEPRKSKGQRQALLLGTRGSALRGPLPGAEAWLSCSQRSPGEPGLAPGRAGAAFISCWAALGSPPASAIAAQLLSALSPVWGYRRREARRLTQPFCLPTARLPAPQALLARLLVSSGALGKELFWPGVVGDPGVEMLLRPAPGAPKEEVVAAAPYPSRERAVAALQLLQALHGRIHRGLGAAWATEIPLLLQYLEGRTESSLASAEWERRVLKFLRASLEPVEDKAWTVGLSQELSQRLGSSAAGSWEELFLYKALGTVLAACQDLRHVQGQVLRFLQETNPVELSEAKGMISVVSHAAESHFHLVLGTVTMFSAAFTRDWSRQASTGWEVQRRQKMERTRTIRAALMRTYSGIALHAPKEQLLTCVDKEIMGNILRLSRDKERDLQLKLALVQSITEVSCAIQAVGDCGSFELSLKQEAMRTLLDWIKREPWDSLVYGVFQALEELSKLRPPLSRKENGNLLAVCCQSVLSHPSEEQMKKGRKSVRAAVNMELLHRRGMEDLGHLIETLLEAEATSACFCKVFHVLKGWLTSAKEWERERALRVCTHVLGACKERCELTRGCPYKQFGSLVGLLGSLTSDCLDTCHQRAWVCLGYLLQMQAKSMKVPQADEIRCLCEELNSPDTETFAETCTQITKAVCRCIPAAQAVDFLTAILDSLLHVMPPRARAVRKWVFIFLVECREEIVQEVPKILNTLYSYMQQSTHRPFLLRAVFLLTRFHQEPVISSLLQKSLLMDSDTVELWRSLGRSILGIQILRCLVEKLNRAGNDRLGTDSSPCEQHSCQTALETLTITRAISEVVFALRSTEELRRLLPHLLPSLLRWASEMLGGERQLLLMTSWKQLHVEKPCRIFLSAIKLVLGKCMAQKWTQLLEIWGVWARLEVPVAHPEGVRLLTSVLLNAGVVSPCLVKNLLPWLNSCSVQLRMTATAFFAEVTITREEALLPWQWPNICLPSGSQRQKSSKQSGWSCRNSRHLSTPAVAPVHSLCGEAVQGARKRGLMRTGGSPGERSSLARVEYTCSF